From the genome of Nasonia vitripennis strain AsymCx chromosome 1, Nvit_psr_1.1, whole genome shotgun sequence, one region includes:
- the LOC100121554 gene encoding transcription initiation factor TFIID subunit 12 gives MSQEMSGVPNSGISSDMNSTLGNLPSVGPANQNSVNSTPQTSATTMQTQSQPQTQQSQFTSQTPKAQSQPSSQSSVQNSTLDYPQFLTKTRLQDLVKEVDPTEQLDEEVEEMLLQLADDFVETTINAACLLAKHRHANTVEVKDVQLHLEKNWNMWIPGFGTDEIRPYKRATVTEAHKQRLALIRKSIKKY, from the exons ATGTCACAAGAAATGTCTGGTGTTCCGAACAGTGGAATAAGTTCAGATATGAATTCTACATTGGGAAATCTGCCGTCAGTAGGTCCTGCAAATCAAAACTCTGTAAATAGTACTCCACAAACCAGTGCAACAACAATGCAAACTCAATCACAACCACAGACACAGCAGTCGCAATTTACATCTCAGACTCCAAAGGCACAGTCTCAACCTTCATCTCAATCTAGTGTTCAAAATTCCACATTGGATTACCCTCAG tttctaacgaaaacAAGGCTGCAAGATCTAGTCAAAGAAGTAGATCCAACAGAACAGCTTGATGAAGAGGTGGAAGAAATGCTACTGCAGCTAGCAGATGATTTTGTAGAGACAACGATCAATGCTGCATGCCTGTTGGCTAAACATCGTCATGCAAACACAGTTGAAGTAAAAGATGTTCAACTACATTTAG aGAAAAATTGGAATATGTGGATACCTGGCTTTGGTACAGATGAAATTCGTCCATACAAGCGAGCTACTGTGACAGAAGCTCACAAGCAGAGATTAGCTTTGATTCGCAAGTCTattaagaaatattaa
- the LOC100121591 gene encoding carbonic anhydrase 2 isoform X1 — MQRNLLAVAIWISIVADQSAGFNFDYSQTGQHYWVKEYPQCAGFWQSPVIIAASRSVTLPLPALEMIGYHDFLSLPLIFKNNGHTGRSFLYKLNYTGFTISFSRLISVSVRVKHEFTHRRFPYIFGALLKENEEYELESFHFHWGLKNSRGSEHVLHGTRYPMEMHLIHRNTKYPNLENALRHEDGLTVLGVFFHLEEDDNNMLRPLISHLPEIKWANSETQLNQSLVLATLLPDDLQTYYTYRGSLTTPPCNEVVTWIVFASSVPISYKQMSKFRLLSNGKSVLADNYRGIQELGNRKIYVRRMHPYFLSKNQIDDLDLSTLKWYWT, encoded by the exons ATGCAGAGGAATCTTTTAGCTGTTGCAATCTGGATTAGTATTGTAGCAG ATCAATCTGCAGGATTCAATTTTGATTACTCTCAGACAG GTCAGCACTACTGGGTGAAGGAGTATCCCCAGTGCGCCGGTTTCTGGCAGTCTCCAGTAATCATAGCGGCAAGCCGATCGGTAACCTTGCCTCTGCCCGCCTTGGAGATGATCGGCTACCACGATTTTCTCAGTCTTCCgcttatcttcaaaaataacgGACATACCGGTAGGTCGTTTCTTTATAAACTTAACTATACTGGTTTTACTATATCATTTTCGCGCCTAATTTCAGTCTCCGTGAGGGTCAAGCACGAATTCACGCACAGGCGATTTCCGTACATCTTCGGCGCCCTGTTGAAGGAGAACGAGGAGTACGAGCTCGAGAGCTTTCACTTCCACTGGGGACTGAAAAACAGCAGGGGCTCCGAGCACGTGTTGCATGGAACTCG ATACCCCATGGAGATGCATCTGATCCACCGGAACACCAAGTACCCGAATCTGGAGAACGCGCTTCGGCACGAGGACGGTCTAACTGTTCTGGGGGTGTTTTTCCAC CTGGAAGAGGACGACAACAACATGCTGAGGCCGTTGATAAGCCATCTGCCGGAAATCAAGTGGGCCAACAGCGAGACCCAGCTGAATCAATCTCTCGTTTTGGCGACGCTTCTACCCGACGATCTTCAGACCTACTATACGTACAGAGGCTCGCTCACCACCCCGCCCTGTAACGAGGTCGTCACCTGGATCGTCTTCGCCTCCTCCGTACCCATATCCTACAAACAG ATGAGCAAGTTTAGATTGCTGTCGAACGGCAAAAGCGTGCTGGCCGACAATTACAGAGGCATACAGGAGCTTGGCAATCGGAAAATCTACGTCCGCAGAATGCATCCGTACTTCTTGAGTAAAAACCAAATAGACGACCTGGATCTGTCTACTCTCAAGTGGTACTGGACGTGA
- the LOC100121591 gene encoding carbonic anhydrase 1 isoform X2: protein MQRNLLAVAIWISIVADQSAGFNFDYSQTGQHYWVKEYPQCAGFWQSPVIIAASRSVTLPLPALEMIGYHDFLSLPLIFKNNGHTVSVRVKHEFTHRRFPYIFGALLKENEEYELESFHFHWGLKNSRGSEHVLHGTRYPMEMHLIHRNTKYPNLENALRHEDGLTVLGVFFHLEEDDNNMLRPLISHLPEIKWANSETQLNQSLVLATLLPDDLQTYYTYRGSLTTPPCNEVVTWIVFASSVPISYKQMSKFRLLSNGKSVLADNYRGIQELGNRKIYVRRMHPYFLSKNQIDDLDLSTLKWYWT from the exons ATGCAGAGGAATCTTTTAGCTGTTGCAATCTGGATTAGTATTGTAGCAG ATCAATCTGCAGGATTCAATTTTGATTACTCTCAGACAG GTCAGCACTACTGGGTGAAGGAGTATCCCCAGTGCGCCGGTTTCTGGCAGTCTCCAGTAATCATAGCGGCAAGCCGATCGGTAACCTTGCCTCTGCCCGCCTTGGAGATGATCGGCTACCACGATTTTCTCAGTCTTCCgcttatcttcaaaaataacgGACATACCG TCTCCGTGAGGGTCAAGCACGAATTCACGCACAGGCGATTTCCGTACATCTTCGGCGCCCTGTTGAAGGAGAACGAGGAGTACGAGCTCGAGAGCTTTCACTTCCACTGGGGACTGAAAAACAGCAGGGGCTCCGAGCACGTGTTGCATGGAACTCG ATACCCCATGGAGATGCATCTGATCCACCGGAACACCAAGTACCCGAATCTGGAGAACGCGCTTCGGCACGAGGACGGTCTAACTGTTCTGGGGGTGTTTTTCCAC CTGGAAGAGGACGACAACAACATGCTGAGGCCGTTGATAAGCCATCTGCCGGAAATCAAGTGGGCCAACAGCGAGACCCAGCTGAATCAATCTCTCGTTTTGGCGACGCTTCTACCCGACGATCTTCAGACCTACTATACGTACAGAGGCTCGCTCACCACCCCGCCCTGTAACGAGGTCGTCACCTGGATCGTCTTCGCCTCCTCCGTACCCATATCCTACAAACAG ATGAGCAAGTTTAGATTGCTGTCGAACGGCAAAAGCGTGCTGGCCGACAATTACAGAGGCATACAGGAGCTTGGCAATCGGAAAATCTACGTCCGCAGAATGCATCCGTACTTCTTGAGTAAAAACCAAATAGACGACCTGGATCTGTCTACTCTCAAGTGGTACTGGACGTGA
- the LOC100678442 gene encoding low-density lipoprotein receptor-related protein 6, with protein sequence MANEATSCEDMSLSTHNDDLVSEGDERSTKQFTFEENHDPYETKAYLHRKFPGFEFSKTFFVVLSLVVTIFVIGIVVIAVSFKSSVDPSKASSQQPNLARSLVLSSSADDNLWIFEVDNGKHRVLQKTIDKVVALDTYADKTVFWSETNNVSRIASLADRGFPNVNHSLRWKPQAVALDYVTEKIYLIDRESGTLNVIDATDSERYGVVMSNLVQPVDLALDPAEGLLFVVQRSLSIIRANMDGTSSRPIIESPKISALSIDRKATRLYWANDKVSIESSDYDGRNRQQVSPIPMSVRSLAIFENRLFWTRDNLPDDDFVCPCTNMLWSCTIIRKSCANLTSHRLSFQSPAVVRTGLDQQRRHAQNNPCQGASNGGCQQLCLLTSRGSHDCACRVGWQLEKNGRNCTRVGSLLLYVQGSFVRAKVLGSKVAAPFSDALLPTSYRVDSLEKKPLIHFDYDMATGDFYFSDDHSIFRMNLIKDDQQTKIFSLAGVDNHKIRDLAFDWAQNCIYYVQESQAAAYNHTIGMFSVRKDSSNPRKKIILTTSFKKEHYIDSPFFLQIHPVHEYLFYTEHNGNTDNLERLGTNGRGARLLSVVYDTMFTFLTLDLRRSRIYWSSYVDTSLIRSFDLDGSEERVVQVRDAVKTPSSLAVEGDWMYIGNYTEIWMFSEKTGENATKIVAPRYDEKGNPEYLHGLAVYVDALRRID encoded by the exons ATGGCGAACGAAGCCACGAGCTGCGAGGATATGAGTCTCTCGACGCATAACG ATGACTTGGTGTCCGAAGGGGATGAACGTTCAACGAAGCAGTTCACGTTCGAAGAGAACCACGACCCATACGAGACGAAAGCATACTTGCATCGAAAGTTTCCCGGTTTCGAATTCAGCAAAACTTTCTTCGTCGTGCTCAGCCTGGTGGTGACGATCTTCGTAATCGGTATCGTCGTCATAGCGGTCAGCTTCAAAAGCTCAG TCGATccgagcaaagcgagcagCCAACAGCCCAACCTAGCGCGTTCGCTCGTCCTGAGCAGCAGCGCCGACGACAACCTGTGGATCTTCGAAGTCGACAATGGGAAGCACAGGGTCTTGCAGAAGACAATCGACAAGGTAGTCGCCCTTGACACCTACGCCGACAAAACCGTTTTCTGGAGCGAGACCAATAACGTTTCGAGGATCGCGTCTCTGGCCGATCGCGGCTTCCCGAACGTCAACCACAGCCTGAGGTGGAAGCCTCAGGCTGTGGCCCTGGACTACGTGACCGAGAAGATCTACCTGATCGACAGAGAGTCTGGCACTTTGAACGTCATCGATGCGACGGATAGCGAGCGTTATGGTGTGGTGATGTCCAATCTCGTTCAACCAGTGGATCTGGCACTGGATCCAGCGGAAGGACTCCTGTTCGTAGTACAACGATCTTTGTCG ATAATCCGAGCAAACATGGATGGCACTTCGTCGCGGCCTATAATAGAGAGTCCAAAGATCTCAGCCCTGAGCATCGACCGCAAGGCCACTAGACTCTACTGGGCCAACGACAAGGTCTCCATCGAATCCTCGGACTACGACGGCAGAAACCGCCAGCAAGTGAGCCCCATTCCAATGAGCGTGCGTAGTTTGGCCATCTTCGAGAACCGACTGTTCTGGACGCGCGACAACCTCCCGGACGACGACTTCGTCTGCCCTTGCACTAACATGCTCTGGTCCTGCACGATAATCCGCAAGAGCTGCGCGAATCTGACGTCCCACAGGCTAAGCTTCCAATCACCGGCTGTAGTCCGCACAGGCCTGGACCAGCAGCGCCGACATGCTCAGAACAACCCTTGCCAGGGCGCCTCCAACGGCGGCTGTCAGCAATTGTGCCTGCTGACTTCGCGAGGAAGCCACGACTGCGCCTGTCGCGTCGGCTGGCAGCTGGAGAAGAACGGCCGCAACTGCACCCGAGTAGGCAGTCTCCTGCTGTACGTCCAGGGCAGCTTCGTCAGGGCCAAAGTACTCGGTAGCAAAGTAGCTGCGCCGTTCAGTGACGCGCTGCTGCCCACGAGCTATCGGGTCGACAGTCTGGAGAAGAAGCCGCTGATACACTTCGATTACGACATGGCCACCGGGGACTTTTACTTCAGCGATGACCATAGCATTTTCAGGATGAACCTGATAAAGGATGACCAGCAGACCAAGATATTCAGCCTGGCCGGGGTGGACAACCACAAGATCCGCGATCTCGCTTTCGACTGGGCGCAGAACTGCATTTATTACGTTCAG GAGTCCCAGGCCGCCGCCTACAACCACACGATCGGTATGTTCAGCGTCCGGAAAGACTCGAGCAACCCGAGAAAGAAGATCATCCTGACCACGAGCTTCAAGAAGGAGCACTACATAGACAGTCCGTTCTTCCTGCAAATACACCCCGTGCACGAGTACCTCTTCTACACGGAACACAACGGCAACACCGACAACCTCGAGCGTCTAGGCACCAACGGCCGAGGCGCGAGGCTGCTCTCGGTGGTCTACGACACGATGTTCACCTTCCTGACGCTGGATCTCCGGCGCTCCAGAATCTACTGGTCGAGCTATGTCGATACCAGTCTTATCCGTAGCTTTGACCTCGACGGTTCCGAGGAACGAGTCGTGCAGGTCCGTGACGCGGTGAAGACTCCGAGCTCCCTGGCAGTCGAGGGCGACTGGATGTACATAGGTAACTACACGGAGATCTGGATGTTCAGCGAGAAGACCGGCGAGAACGCCACCAAGATCGTTGCGCCCAGGTACGACGAGAAGGGCAATCCGGAGTACCTCCACGGACTGGCGGTTTACGTCGATGCTCTCAGGAGGATCGACTGA
- the LOC100116133 gene encoding DNA-directed RNA polymerase III subunit RPC10: protein MLLFCPTCGNVLHVEEGTVSMRFACNTCPYISNINRRVSSRTYPKLKEVDDVLGGSAAWENVDSTEERCPKCSNMRAYFMQIQTRSADEPMTTFYKCCNPQCGHNWRE, encoded by the coding sequence ATGCTCCTCTTTTGTCCAACGTGTGGTAATGTTTTGCATGTAGAAGAAGGTACCGTGTCTATGCGCTTTGCATGCAACACATGTCCTTACATATCTAATATAAATCGTCGTGTGAGCAGTCGAACTTATCCAAAACTCAAAGAAGTTGACGACGTGCTTGGTGGTTCAGCAGCTTGGGAAAACGTAGATTCCACCGAGGAGCGCTGTCCCAAATGTTCTAATATGAGAGCATACTTTATGCAAATACAAACTCGCTCTGCTGATGAGCCTATGACAACTTTTTACAAGTGTTGCAATCCTCAATGTGGACACAACTGGCGAGAATAA
- the LOC100116095 gene encoding yrdC domain-containing protein, mitochondrial: MRLLAFLRSRITSPNTMGPIKSHLLSAKKTITFLPENKQWFCGGHRSAAVAAELLRNGKIVAMPTDTIYGLAGLAQNDASVARLYEIKKRDESKPLAICLWDVDDIENWAHVEDLPDGLLQALLPGPTTLVLKRKSSLNPHLNPGVENVGIRIPKYDFIRSVVKMLNQPIALTSANESNAPSSLHPEEFQSLWPELDGVFYEKMNLGTIKESWRRGSTVVDLTVAGQFSILRRGIGYQTTFRVLREHQLTYQKNTKNVAGQGEEDSEDESKAPEEMKARASG; this comes from the exons ATGAGATTGCTGGCTTTTTTAAGAAGTAGAATAACCAGTCCAAATACAATGGGGCCTATCAAGAGCCATCTCTTGAGTGCTAAAAAGACAATAACGTTCCTACCAGAAAATAAGCAGTGGTTCTGCGGAGGTCACCGCAGTGCTGCAGTAGCAGCAGAACTGCTTAGAAACGGGAAAATTGTAGCCATGCCTACAGATACCATCTATGGATTAGCTGGTCTAGCTCAAAACGATGCATCTGTGGCAAGGCTCTATGAAATTAAGAAAAGGGATGAGAGTAAACCTCTTGCTATCTG TCTGTGGGACGTCGACGACATCGAGAACTGGGCTCACGTGGAAGACCTCCCCGACGGACTGTTGCAAGCCCTCTTACCCGGGCCTACGACTCTTGTATTGAAGCGCAAGAGCTCACTGAATCCGCACCTAAATCCAGGCGTGGAAAACGTGGGCATCAGAATTCCAAAATACGATTTCATTCGTAGCGTTGTGAAAATGCTGAACCAGCCCATTGCCTTGACCAGTGCTAACGAGAGCAATGCGCCGAGTTCTTTGCATCCCGAGGAGTTTCAGAGTCTCTGGCCGGAGCTCGACGGTGTGTTCTACGAGAAGATGAACCTGGGCACGATAAAGGAATCGTGGAGACGTGGTTCGACCGTCGTCGACTTGACCGTCGCGGGACAATTCTCCATTCTCAGGAGAGGTATTGGTTACCAAACGACTTTTAGGGTTTTGAGAGAACACCAACTGACGTATCAAAAGAATACGAAAAATGTGGCGGGCCAAGGAGAGGAGGACAGTGAGGATGAGTCCAAAGCCCCCGAGGAAATGAAAGCGCGCGCTTCTGGCTAA